The following is a genomic window from Thermodesulfobacteriota bacterium.
CAGGCATTCCCCGGGCATAGGCCTTGGGTCGAAGAAAAGAAACCACCCGGAACCAGCCCTTTTACAGGTCTCGTGGTCCCCCCGTGTGAGTATCCATGGTGAGGCCCTCAATAATTCTGCCTGGGGTATGAAGAAGTCGGCATTAAAAGTATCCCAGTTATATCCGGTGGGGCTATTGCCGCACTTGGAAGAATCTTCCGGAGGGCACGGCCTTTCCCGGTAGAGAATATCGCCAACATGCACGACTAGGTCCGGTTTTTCCGAAGCGGCGGTCTTCGAGATCTTTTCTGCAGGCCAGGCATTCGGGTCGTTACAATCCTGAACCACGTCCTCGGGCGGTTTGATGCGGCAACCGGCATCTCCAAAGGCTACAATCCGTTTTGAACTCGGTTTTGGTAACGGTAAAAGCCGGCCTTCAATCTCTGCCGAGGCCACTCCGAGCGGAATTACCGATTCACAAACCAGAACCGGATAGTCGGTCGATGGCTCGGCCCTTACCTGCATTGGTTGTGAGATAGCATCAAGCACGATTGATGGACATTTCGAGCCCGTAGTTACCGCACGGGCGATTACCTCTCCCTCCGGTCCCAGCAACACCCATGTTGAACTAACTGGCCCGGTTTCGGATTGAGCCATGGATGCCTGCATGATCATGAACAGGCTTAGTGTCCAATAAATTATCTTCATTGTTTTTATTTCGTTGTTTCCTCATCTTAAAGGCAAAAACGATAATCCTAAAATTAAAAAATAAACATAGCAAACGAGAGTCCGATACAATTTTTAGAGCTTATCGTTGCGAACCCAGTCCAGAAATGTATACCTTATAGGAATTCATACTTCGATTTGACTCAGTATGAGCGGATGCATACATCCGCTGGTAAGAAGAGATAAAAAGCCCGCTCGTCCTGAGCCGGTTAAACCGGGGGAAAGGCGAACACCTTACTTTTTAAATTCATCCTCGCGATGACGTTCGAAGCACTACTCGGACCGAAATTCTACTCCTTAATTACAGGGAAGGAAAAAAATATCTGCGGGCCATTAACCTTATTGCACCGAAGTCTCATTTTTCTTATGTATTGAGGGAGGTAGATAGATATCCAGATTAACCGACTGGAACAGCTTCGATTATGCTGAATTCCGATTGCGAGCGGAAGATAGACCGCATCGAAAAACCGGATAGCTTAAGCAGTCCTTCAAAGTCTTCTCTCGTCCTCTCCCTGCTCTTTTGCAAGACCAGAAGTTGCAAGTCCATTAGTTTCCCGTAATCCGGCTCGTTCGCCGGCAACAAGACCGGCTCGATGATGATGAGTTTGCCGTCTGGGTTCATCGACCTTCTGCAGTTACTTAGCACCTTGACTGCATCTTCATCTTCCCAATTATTGATGAAAGACTTTAACACATACCCATCTCCACCCTCCGGTATTTTGTCAAAGCAATCCCCGGCAATAAGCGTAATTCGCTCGCCAACTCCGGAATTGGCAATATTCTCTCCCGCC
Proteins encoded in this region:
- a CDS encoding metallophosphoesterase; the protein is MKIIYWTLSLFMIMQASMAQSETGPVSSTWVLLGPEGEVIARAVTTGSKCPSIVLDAISQPMQVRAEPSTDYPVLVCESVIPLGVASAEIEGRLLPLPKPSSKRIVAFGDAGCRIKPPEDVVQDCNDPNAWPAEKISKTAASEKPDLVVHVGDILYRERPCPPEDSSKCGNSPTGYNWDTFNADFFIPQAELLRASPWILTRGDHETCKRAGSGWFLFFDPRPMPGECLDFTDPYTIQAGDLQIQVFDSSMAQDTSPPPPDSTVVNIYSAQLASLRTVTSDNAWFLTHKPLWGIVEDGNQLVNLSITMQTASNNDFPNGVKLILTGHIHTFETLRFDIPRPRQVIVGTGGTELDPPITMTVTGTTVAEARVAGFETVDRFGYLLFEREHNDWKASFRNEAGETLTSFTVPKGAGEGCSVVKSNSPTSLLLYLLIPLGILVKRLWKIGRVKS